The following proteins are co-located in the Desulforegula conservatrix Mb1Pa genome:
- the pal gene encoding peptidoglycan-associated lipoprotein Pal, translating to MRVAKNLVMAVVMTGLIFGISACSKKETAQDTGMTQNDTVEQPAAPAEDAAAAAKAAAKEAFVAEDIHFDFDSSAITPESAEILKKKAQFLADNADVSVTIEGHCDDRGTNEYNMALGDKRAQAAKAFLVELGVAEARLSTVSFGEEKPLVPNAKTEEEHAKNRRGHCEVK from the coding sequence ATGAGAGTAGCAAAAAATCTTGTTATGGCGGTTGTTATGACTGGCCTTATCTTCGGAATCAGCGCATGTTCGAAGAAAGAAACAGCTCAGGACACTGGTATGACCCAGAATGACACCGTTGAACAGCCAGCAGCTCCAGCTGAAGATGCAGCAGCAGCAGCAAAGGCAGCAGCTAAGGAAGCTTTCGTAGCTGAAGATATTCATTTTGATTTCGACAGCTCGGCTATCACTCCTGAATCAGCTGAAATCCTTAAGAAGAAGGCACAGTTCCTTGCTGACAACGCTGATGTTAGCGTAACCATCGAAGGTCACTGCGATGATCGCGGCACCAACGAATACAACATGGCTCTTGGTGACAAGCGTGCTCAGGCAGCAAAAGCTTTCCTTGTTGAACTTGGCGTAGCAGAAGCTCGTCTTTCAACTGTAAGCTTCGGCGAAGAAAAACCGCTTGTTCCTAATGCAAAGACCGAAGAAGAACATGCCAAGAATCGTCGCGGACATTGCGAAGTTAAGTAG
- the ybgF gene encoding tol-pal system protein YbgF: protein MEERLAKLESDLNYQIEDLGAKKQETERNFRAKNAETRVNLDKLQTEIQRLTGKVEELEYKLSQFSSLADQNQKLLSGYNQPAGGDTAQGNTGQQVDQNSVTGLGQPQDQQNAANDASKPAKTSPAEQPEGPDLYDSSKKMFDEGKFKESRAGFQKFIKAEPKSPKAASAQYWIADSYYKEQEYEKAALEYETIIKKYPKNNKAPAAYLKQAYAFEKVGEKATAVDVLKELVKKYPDSKEAEIASKKIKSMGK from the coding sequence ATGGAAGAGCGTTTGGCTAAACTTGAGTCTGATTTGAACTATCAGATTGAGGATCTTGGAGCAAAGAAGCAAGAGACGGAACGTAATTTCAGAGCCAAAAACGCTGAAACAAGAGTTAACCTCGACAAGCTTCAGACTGAAATTCAGCGTCTTACAGGCAAAGTCGAGGAGCTTGAGTATAAACTGTCTCAGTTTAGCAGTTTGGCAGATCAGAATCAGAAATTGCTTTCAGGTTATAATCAGCCTGCAGGCGGTGATACGGCGCAGGGAAATACCGGGCAACAAGTTGATCAGAATTCAGTTACAGGGCTTGGACAGCCTCAGGATCAGCAGAACGCTGCGAATGATGCTTCCAAGCCTGCAAAAACAAGCCCGGCTGAACAGCCTGAAGGGCCGGATTTGTACGACTCCTCAAAAAAAATGTTTGATGAAGGCAAATTCAAGGAATCAAGGGCCGGTTTTCAGAAGTTCATAAAAGCAGAACCAAAGTCCCCTAAAGCAGCAAGCGCTCAGTACTGGATTGCAGACAGCTATTACAAGGAACAGGAATATGAAAAGGCTGCGCTGGAATATGAGACGATAATAAAAAAATATCCAAAAAACAATAAAGCACCTGCTGCTTATCTTAAACAGGCATACGCGTTTGAGAAAGTAGGTGAAAAAGCCACAGCCGTTGATGTGCTTAAAGAGCTTGTTAAAAAATATCCTGATTCAAAAGAAGCAGAGATAGCCTCAAAAAAAATTAAAAGCATGGGAAAGTGA
- a CDS encoding crossover junction endodeoxyribonuclease RuvC gives MNKSKICIAGVDPGLAATGLGLIRGCGYEIEDYAFGCIKTSSTLDIASRLEIIHNRLSGFFASYKPDILVIEDVFSVETYPKSGILLGNVIGVILLASRQNNIRVTKIAVREAKKSLSGNGAASKQQLEKSVRSFLKHTEKISPYHASDALALAIAGLNRYLFSGHLKEYSDLRNLKI, from the coding sequence GTGAATAAGAGTAAAATATGTATTGCAGGCGTCGATCCCGGCCTTGCTGCCACAGGACTCGGGTTAATAAGGGGATGCGGATACGAAATAGAAGATTATGCATTTGGATGTATAAAAACATCCAGTACGCTTGATATAGCGAGCCGGTTAGAGATAATCCATAACCGGCTTTCTGGTTTTTTTGCATCATACAAGCCGGATATTCTCGTCATAGAAGATGTCTTCTCGGTTGAAACCTACCCAAAATCAGGTATATTGCTCGGAAATGTGATCGGAGTGATACTGCTTGCCTCACGTCAGAATAACATCAGAGTTACAAAGATAGCTGTAAGAGAGGCTAAAAAAAGTCTGTCCGGGAATGGTGCTGCAAGCAAACAGCAGCTCGAGAAGTCTGTCCGCTCTTTTTTGAAACATACAGAGAAAATATCACCCTATCACGCGTCTGATGCGCTTGCACTTGCAATAGCAGGGCTGAACAGATATCTGTTTTCAGGGCATTTGAAAGAATATTCAGACTTAAGAAATTTAAAAATATGA
- the ruvA gene encoding Holliday junction branch migration protein RuvA — MIAYLEGQLLKKDDDKIILLVNGVGYEVYLPIVTAYHVSTKQCGDSICLHIFHYQSEHQAKPVLIGFINEMDKDFFQFFISVETIGPLKAAKAFSSPVGEIARAIEDSDAKFLGKLKGIGPRLAQKIIASLHGKVAKFALMKEDHPPQKPVDSSEIEKQVMEVLIIQLGYKQADAKRMIAEAAQRRPDFSNPEELFEELYRGQNNK; from the coding sequence ATGATAGCTTATCTTGAAGGTCAATTATTGAAGAAGGATGATGACAAAATTATTCTTCTTGTTAATGGAGTAGGGTACGAGGTTTATTTACCGATCGTGACCGCATATCATGTTTCCACAAAACAGTGCGGAGACAGTATCTGTTTACATATTTTTCATTACCAGAGCGAGCACCAGGCAAAACCGGTTTTGATCGGTTTTATAAATGAAATGGATAAAGATTTTTTTCAGTTTTTTATTTCGGTCGAAACCATCGGGCCACTCAAGGCCGCAAAAGCTTTTTCTTCGCCGGTCGGTGAAATAGCCAGGGCAATTGAAGATTCTGACGCTAAATTTTTAGGTAAGCTGAAAGGAATTGGGCCGAGGCTGGCACAGAAAATAATTGCATCACTCCATGGAAAAGTCGCTAAATTTGCGCTTATGAAGGAAGATCATCCTCCTCAAAAGCCAGTGGATAGCTCTGAAATAGAAAAGCAGGTGATGGAAGTGCTGATAATTCAATTAGGTTATAAGCAGGCTGACGCAAAAAGAATGATTGCTGAGGCTGCGCAAAGAAGGCCTGATTTTTCGAATCCTGAGGAGTTGTTTGAAGAACTATACCGAGGGCAGAACAATAAATGA
- the ruvB gene encoding Holliday junction branch migration DNA helicase RuvB: MNEGIMSFSSFQDKIMEGAETNDDLASELVSLRPQTMSDYVGQKDTVLTLEIAMAAAKKRSEPLEHILFHGPPGLGKTTLANIIANEMGSNLTVTSGPALEKGGDLVGILTHLAEGDILFIDEIHRLPRPVEEFLYSAMEDFAVDIVFDKGVHARSHRFRLNRFVLIGATTRVGLISAPLRDRFGIFRGLDFYEPADLETIAKRSADLLGLPMNNEGIHTLIGRARGTPRILNRLLKRVRDYAQVKGDGRADRQTVITALELEGIDSIGLTPLDRRYIKTIIDFYSGGPVGIEAIAATLQEEADTLVDVVEPFLLKTGLIIRTSSGRKATSSAYMHLGLKSAALF; this comes from the coding sequence ATGAATGAAGGAATAATGAGTTTCTCGTCATTTCAGGATAAGATCATGGAGGGAGCCGAAACTAATGATGATCTGGCATCCGAGCTTGTTTCCCTCAGACCCCAGACGATGTCTGACTATGTTGGGCAGAAGGATACAGTCCTTACTCTTGAAATAGCAATGGCCGCAGCTAAAAAACGTAGCGAGCCTCTTGAACATATACTGTTTCATGGGCCGCCAGGTCTTGGGAAAACAACCCTTGCCAATATCATCGCCAATGAGATGGGGAGTAATCTGACCGTAACTTCAGGGCCTGCTCTTGAAAAAGGCGGAGATCTTGTTGGGATTTTAACTCATCTTGCAGAAGGAGATATTCTGTTCATTGATGAAATTCACAGATTGCCTCGTCCGGTTGAAGAATTTCTTTATTCTGCCATGGAGGATTTTGCTGTGGATATCGTTTTTGATAAGGGCGTGCACGCAAGAAGCCACAGGTTTCGGCTTAATCGATTTGTTCTTATTGGAGCAACCACGAGGGTCGGGCTGATTTCCGCTCCTTTAAGGGACAGATTCGGGATTTTCAGGGGACTTGATTTTTATGAGCCAGCAGATCTTGAAACAATAGCCAAACGATCAGCCGATCTTCTTGGCCTTCCAATGAACAACGAAGGGATTCATACCTTGATTGGTCGTGCAAGGGGCACTCCGCGTATTTTGAACCGCTTGCTAAAAAGGGTCAGGGATTATGCCCAGGTCAAGGGGGATGGTAGAGCAGACAGGCAAACCGTTATTACTGCACTCGAACTTGAGGGGATAGATTCAATTGGATTGACCCCCCTTGATCGAAGATATATAAAAACAATCATTGATTTCTATTCTGGAGGGCCTGTTGGCATAGAAGCGATTGCCGCAACTCTCCAGGAAGAGGCTGACACCCTTGTTGATGTTGTTGAGCCTTTTTTGCTGAAAACAGGGCTTATAATAAGAACCTCAAGCGGAAGAAAAGCAACCTCAAGTGCTTATATGCATCTTGGTTTAAAGTCCGCAGCATTGTTTTAA
- a CDS encoding SAM hydrolase/SAM-dependent halogenase family protein, whose translation MKRTIALVTDFGHKNAYSGIMKGVIWSINPEANIADLSHGIDPGDISEAFYILKESIDYFPVGTVFVCVVDPGVGSSRRIIAIDCQKKIILVPDNGIASLLFSKICKSDTKIYSITNKEYYLDKVSNTFHGRDIFAPVAAWISSGAELEKIGEEADPDSLVNFELSEICIMDDGSIEGQVVRIDGFGNLITNIRGEYLKNINAFESLIIVGKEIMIRAVADFYANAKENEPTVLVGSSGYLELAVKDCSAEKILLIGKGSRVVLRLGINDK comes from the coding sequence ATGAAAAGAACAATTGCTCTCGTAACTGATTTTGGACATAAAAACGCTTATAGCGGAATAATGAAAGGCGTTATTTGGTCCATTAATCCTGAAGCAAATATTGCAGATTTAAGCCATGGAATAGATCCCGGCGATATTTCCGAAGCTTTTTATATTCTCAAGGAAAGCATTGATTATTTCCCTGTAGGCACGGTTTTTGTCTGCGTGGTTGATCCTGGCGTTGGCAGTTCACGCAGGATAATTGCAATTGATTGCCAAAAGAAAATTATTCTTGTTCCGGACAATGGAATTGCCTCGCTTCTTTTTAGTAAAATCTGTAAGAGCGATACAAAAATATACTCAATCACGAATAAAGAATATTATCTTGATAAAGTTTCTAATACGTTTCATGGACGGGATATTTTTGCTCCTGTGGCTGCCTGGATATCATCCGGCGCCGAGCTTGAAAAAATTGGCGAAGAAGCTGACCCCGATTCATTGGTGAATTTTGAATTGTCAGAAATATGTATTATGGATGATGGCAGCATAGAAGGGCAGGTTGTAAGAATAGACGGGTTCGGGAATCTGATCACAAATATCCGAGGAGAATATTTAAAAAATATAAATGCTTTCGAATCGTTGATAATTGTGGGAAAAGAAATAATGATCAGGGCAGTAGCCGATTTTTACGCCAATGCGAAAGAAAATGAGCCAACAGTTCTGGTTGGCAGCAGTGGTTATTTGGAGCTTGCTGTAAAAGATTGCAGTGCCGAGAAAATACTATTAATAGGAAAAGGCTCAAGGGTCGTACTTCGCTTGGGCATTAACGATAAATAA
- a CDS encoding bactofilin family protein, whose translation MGIVKELSIIEKDLFVEGTVTCKGRMIIRGVVKGSLNAEEAVIAKGGALYGEVEAIKLTVAGLFEGEMKKVEDLLVLSSGKCIGKIVCDNLTVERGGALNADISCLADDIDESDINYQKNTASAKTHSK comes from the coding sequence ATGGGGATAGTAAAAGAGCTTTCAATAATCGAAAAAGATCTGTTTGTTGAAGGGACAGTAACATGCAAGGGTCGAATGATTATTCGCGGCGTTGTTAAGGGTTCCCTGAATGCTGAAGAGGCTGTGATTGCAAAAGGCGGAGCACTGTACGGCGAAGTCGAGGCCATAAAGCTGACTGTAGCAGGTTTGTTCGAAGGCGAAATGAAAAAGGTTGAAGATCTTCTGGTTTTATCCAGCGGAAAATGTATTGGTAAAATTGTGTGCGATAACCTTACCGTGGAACGTGGCGGGGCGCTTAATGCTGATATTTCATGTCTTGCAGATGATATAGATGAGTCAGATATCAATTATCAAAAAAATACAGCCTCGGCAAAGACGCATTCTAAATAG
- the cyaB gene encoding class IV adenylate cyclase: MKKEDEKNIETEVKFLINEPDQFRSKLMSMGIVSSGSVFEKNHRYDDPNSNLFKSKSLLRLRCDQKNTLTFKKPANIQNSDFKINEEIEVEVSDFDQMEIILKEIGFSLVQSYEKFRETFILDGAKVLIDIMPFGTFIEIEGTEEAIRNYSRILDLDWSKKITLNYLQIFENMAKRLNIEFRNVTFENFKNITGSFCIEAEDLGLQTI, encoded by the coding sequence ATGAAAAAAGAAGACGAAAAGAACATAGAAACAGAAGTTAAATTTCTCATAAATGAACCGGATCAATTCAGATCGAAACTTATGTCAATGGGGATTGTTTCCAGCGGAAGTGTTTTTGAAAAAAATCACAGATACGATGATCCGAATTCAAACCTTTTCAAAAGCAAAAGCCTGCTACGTTTAAGATGCGATCAGAAAAACACTCTGACTTTCAAAAAACCTGCAAACATTCAGAACTCAGACTTTAAAATAAATGAGGAAATCGAAGTAGAAGTATCTGATTTTGATCAAATGGAGATAATCCTAAAGGAAATTGGTTTTTCTCTTGTCCAGTCATATGAAAAGTTCAGGGAGACCTTTATTCTTGACGGTGCAAAAGTCCTGATCGATATTATGCCCTTTGGCACTTTTATCGAAATTGAGGGAACAGAAGAGGCCATTCGAAATTATTCAAGAATCCTTGACCTTGACTGGAGTAAAAAAATTACGCTTAATTATCTTCAAATATTTGAAAATATGGCTAAAAGACTAAATATTGAATTCAGGAATGTTACATTTGAAAACTTTAAAAATATCACTGGCTCATTTTGTATTGAGGCAGAAGATCTGGGTCTTCAAACTATTTAG
- a CDS encoding tetratricopeptide repeat protein → MRKKIFSSILSIGLVFFVVSVSLAVGPEKAKSSSQRFLQTLKVAEKGDKQAQYNVGTIYESGSAEDNVPPDLKKAREWYEKAAAAGHTAARNSVAVMYYHGMAGLSVDVKKAVSLFEKSAAEKDPVGTFMLGSIYYKGAPGVEKDVKKGVELIKTASDQGNPQAQDEIGVMYFNGENGYPRDRKQAEELYLKSAKAGYVPAQVHLGTLYYYGSTGVEKDEDKAVAWMKKAAQSGSEEAWKFLEMWSGGEVKKREETIELKKGVGPAPVAPQVVK, encoded by the coding sequence ATGAGAAAAAAAATATTCAGTAGTATATTATCCATAGGTCTGGTTTTTTTTGTTGTTTCAGTGTCGCTTGCAGTTGGGCCTGAAAAAGCTAAATCATCATCACAGAGATTTCTACAGACTCTGAAGGTCGCTGAAAAAGGTGACAAGCAGGCCCAGTATAACGTCGGTACAATATACGAGTCTGGTTCAGCAGAGGATAATGTTCCCCCAGATCTAAAGAAAGCAAGAGAATGGTATGAAAAAGCTGCGGCAGCAGGTCATACAGCAGCAAGAAACAGTGTCGCTGTAATGTATTACCACGGTATGGCCGGGCTCTCTGTAGACGTTAAAAAAGCTGTTTCTTTGTTTGAAAAGTCTGCTGCTGAAAAGGATCCTGTTGGGACATTCATGCTTGGAAGCATATATTATAAGGGCGCTCCTGGTGTGGAAAAGGATGTAAAAAAAGGGGTTGAACTTATTAAAACTGCTTCTGACCAGGGTAACCCCCAGGCCCAGGATGAAATAGGCGTGATGTATTTTAATGGAGAAAATGGTTATCCCCGCGACAGAAAACAGGCAGAGGAATTGTATCTGAAATCCGCAAAAGCCGGATATGTTCCTGCCCAGGTTCACCTCGGCACACTTTATTATTATGGAAGCACCGGAGTTGAAAAAGATGAGGATAAAGCCGTAGCATGGATGAAAAAAGCAGCTCAGTCAGGTAGTGAAGAGGCATGGAAATTTCTCGAAATGTGGAGCGGCGGAGAAGTAAAGAAAAGGGAAGAAACCATCGAACTCAAGAAAGGCGTGGGCCCTGCACCCGTAGCCCCTCAAGTTGTTAAATAA
- a CDS encoding ABC transporter permease yields MPLFETDNKSGERKRRIFFDPISFFIHLSVFKNLIYQFALREVYSRYRGSLLGIAWTFLQPLFMLCVYTFVFSVVFNAKWGKSHAGGNSEFALVLFVGIITFNIIGDVISSAPTLILSNVNLVKKVIFPLEILPVVKLIGVLVNAFVGLLIALLGILLVWNEIHLTALLLPFAWLPVIFFALGCCYFISALGVFLRDVQPTVGVLVTVMFFLSPIFYPLEAVPEAYRIFCTMNPIAIYVETSRSLLLWGMIPDLTVYAYGFAISLVVFIFGLAFFLKAKNTFADVI; encoded by the coding sequence ATGCCACTATTTGAAACTGACAATAAATCTGGTGAGCGCAAACGCAGGATTTTTTTTGATCCTATATCTTTTTTTATTCATCTTTCAGTCTTTAAAAACCTCATTTACCAATTTGCCTTAAGGGAAGTTTACAGCAGATACCGGGGGTCTTTATTAGGTATTGCCTGGACTTTTCTTCAGCCTTTATTCATGCTTTGCGTTTATACATTTGTGTTTTCAGTCGTATTTAATGCAAAATGGGGGAAAAGCCACGCAGGAGGGAATTCAGAGTTTGCCCTTGTTCTTTTTGTGGGAATAATAACCTTTAATATAATTGGTGATGTGATAAGTTCCGCGCCGACCCTTATATTGTCCAATGTCAATCTGGTTAAAAAAGTTATCTTTCCACTGGAAATCCTGCCTGTTGTCAAGCTTATCGGCGTTCTTGTAAATGCATTTGTCGGGCTTCTGATTGCACTGTTAGGGATTCTTCTTGTATGGAATGAAATACATCTGACAGCGCTTCTTTTGCCTTTTGCATGGTTGCCCGTGATTTTTTTTGCTCTTGGTTGCTGTTACTTCATCTCTGCATTAGGTGTTTTTCTGAGGGATGTGCAGCCTACAGTCGGTGTCCTTGTAACCGTTATGTTTTTTTTGTCGCCGATATTTTACCCTCTTGAGGCTGTTCCGGAGGCTTACCGTATTTTCTGTACTATGAATCCGATTGCTATCTATGTAGAGACCTCAAGGAGTCTTTTGCTTTGGGGAATGATTCCTGATCTGACTGTTTATGCTTATGGTTTTGCAATTTCCCTTGTGGTTTTTATATTTGGTCTCGCGTTTTTTTTGAAGGCCAAAAATACTTTTGCAGACGTAATTTGA